CAGACCAATACGAATTCCGAAGTCCCCCAGAAACTCAATAAAAGATCCTATATCACCACGGTGGAAAAATCCTGATTTGGTCATGAAACCCATTTCAAGGCAGTCAATTGAACCAGCACCATGGAAGCAGCTGAATGGAAGTCGAAGTTCCCAGGAACAACCTTTCAAGCCTGCAAAACTTTCTGGGAAGACATCAAATTCAATCACTTCAGTTTACTGTGATATTGAGATGAGATTGAAGGATCTTGAGTTCAATCAATCTGGAAAGGATCTCAGAGCTCTTAAACAGATTCTGGAAGCAATGCAGGCTAAGGGGCTCTTGGAGACTAGTAAAGAAGAGCAGGCTTCGAATTTTGTACCCCAAAGAGTTCAGGAACCAAAACGTAGCAGTCCTGGTCAAAAGCCAAGGTTGCTAAACCAACAGAACAATCATGTTGGTGTTCCCTCAAATAAAAGTTCTGATACTTTGAGGTCTTATGAATCCCCAATTGTGATCATGAAACCAGCCAAACTAGTTGAGAAATCTAGTATTCCTGCTTCCTCAGTAATTACAACAGCTGGGCTTCATAAAATTCCAACCAGTGGATGTGCAGACAGTAAGAAGGGATCCATTAATAGTCGAACAGCTAAAGATCAATCTCCAAGAAACAGCAAGAGAGATTCTTCTGCCAGCTCCAGTGATAAGAGAACTACTGTCAAGAATACAAAATCAACTCAATCCTCAACAAGATCCCAACAAGGGCCAAAAGAAAGCTACACGCATTCAGTAAAGAGTTCAGGATCTCTGAGCCTGAGACTCCAACAGAAGAAACTTGACCTAGAGAAGCTATCTCGTCCACCTACCCCTCCATCTGATACTGGCAAACCAAGAAGACAATCCAACAGGCAGCCAACAGAAATAGGTTCCCCTGGTGGAAAACACAGGGTAAAATATCCCAAATTTGCAGAGAGTGATGACCAATTAAGTCAGATAAGTGATGAATCACGAATCTCGAGTCACCAAGGAGATGACACATCTTTGCAATCTGATGGTACTGTTTTTGACTTCAAGAAGGGTATTGAAGTCACCAGTACCCAACGATCTACTGAGAACTGTGGTGACCTGAGTCCTACCCTAAATGCTACCAGAAGCTCAGTTTCTGGCTCACTACAGAAAGTAAGTGGTTTTGAAATTCCTTAGTCACTCAACTATTCTGATCATGTTGTTGACGCCTTTGTTTTCTTCGTCTCAGAAATCAACATCGAGGTTTGAAGAAGAGAGGACATCACAGGAACTTCTAGTTGCACCAGAGCATCCTAGTCCTGTCTCCGTACTTGATGCATTGGTATATAGAGATGATGCATTATCTCCTGTAAAGCAGATACCAAATATGCTCAAAGGTAAAGTTCTGCTCTGGACAAAAAACTTATAGTTGGATGTTGCTGCAATTGAAACTAAATATAATTGGTTATTGGATGTGCAATGACCTGATGTTTTATATTGTTTGGATTAGATTAAGTTCATCTATAACAACCTTTACATAGGAATTATGAAAATAAGTTTGACTACCTGTTTATCTGTCTAATCAGGTGAAACCATGTTGTGGGGATTCATTCTCCACTTTCtacatgcaattttttttttttcttggggttCTGAATTTTCTGGTTTTGCTATTAGCTTCTAAATATCCTATGTAGCATCTGTGTCTGTATGCTCTTTGCAACACACTTCAGGAAATTTATCATGCATTGAGATAGTTTCTGTTCATCATATTATGCAGTCAGCAATCGAGGTTTTGAGAGTGTTATGCCGTTGACAGTGTCATCTATTGTGGTCCAACTATATTAAGATTTACTTATTTGGACctgttaataaaaaagaaactacaATGAAATAGATAGTTGCTAAGAAAAAAGGAACACAAACGGAATTCTTCCTCGTCATCTTATTCAAGGTTTTTCATTGTGCTTGTCAAGTTGTAACCGTGTTCATCTTGATTGATCCCAACTACCAGTCAACAAGACTTGCTTACAACAAGAATGTTTTGTCTTTGTTATATACTCTGGATAATCTTGTTCAATTAGAATTGGTTGGATAAAATAGTTGCAAGCTTTTTTTAATCCATGAGTCATTATTCTATTAGAATTCTGGGTTTCAATACCTGGCCCAGGGTCAACTTTTCCGTTTCAGTATATGATGTACGTGGTAGCAACAGGGATAGAATAGAGCATAAACAATGAGCAATTTTGCTGTCACTTTATTTTTTCGATTTTTTAAGGCTTATCTCATCTCGAGGGATATTATTTCATATTGCAGGGGAAGGCGCTAAAGATTCCCATGACCAACAGAGTGAAGATCAGTGGAACCTTGCAGATAACTTGTCTAACAGCATGACCTCTGTCCTCTCTTCAGAGATCAATCGCAGGAAATTacaaaacattgaaaatttGGTACAGAAGCTTAGACGATTAAACTCCACTCACAATGAAGCGAGCACAGATTACATAGCATCGCTTTGTGAGAACCCAAATCCAGACCACAGATACATTTCAGAGATTTTGTTAGCTTCTGGTCTTCTACTCAGAGACCTTGGCTCTGGCCTGACAACATTTCAACTCCACCCATCAGGTTACCCCATTAACCCAGAGTTATTCATGGTATTGGAGCAAACCAAGGCCAGCAATTCAGTTTCAAAAGAAGAATGTAGCCCTGGAAAGTCTTTCCATTCAAAACCAAACCTGGAGAAGTTTCATAGGAAGCTCATATTTGATGCTGTTAATGAAATTCTTGTCAAAAAGTTGGCTTCAGTGGGCCCCTCTCCTGAGCCTTGGTTGAAGTCTGATAAGCTGGCAAAGAAGGCGCTCAGTGCTCAAAAGCTTCTGAAAGAATTATGTTCGGATATGGAACAACTTCAAATCAAGAAATCAGAATGCAGCTTAGAGGATGAGGAGGATGGTTTGAAAAGCTTTTTGTGGGATGATGTGATGCATTGGTCAGAGAGCTGGATAGATTTTCACAATGAGATTTCTGGCATAGTGTTAGATGTTGAGCGTTTGGTCTTCAAGGACTTAGTTAATGAGATTGTGATTAGTGAGGCAGCTGGTTTACGCACCAAACCACGTAGGCGTCGGCAGCTGTTTGGGAAGTAGCATGCTATCTGCAAAATAGCATCTTctaattattattcatgcttttctttttgttcgtTATTCTTTTGTCTTCTCTTTTCCCTTTGCCAGTTTATCTTGTTTCCTGTTatttaaagcaaataatttGTGGCTAAGCACTGGAATTATATGCTGGATTCTTTAGAAATTGACCTTTTAGATCATGACACCACATATTGATAAAGAAGGAATGCAAGCAACTTCTTTGTTTGTGCTTTTGAATTGTGTTTTCAATTCTAAAGAAATTGACTTTTTAGATCATGACATCACGTATTGATAAAAAGGTATGCAACTTGTGTGTACTTTTGAATTGTGTTTTCAACTTCTTAGAGCTGCAAATTTCTGAGTTGCAGTGAGGCTAGGGGCGAATTCTGAATCGTAGAaggttaagaaataaaaatcaaaagttcgATGTTTCAGGTCTTAAAATCAAGGTTAAGACAAAAAGGCATGGTAGCAAGCCTAAAGGAGCGTCGTCGCAGCCTCCACAAACACTGAAGGTGCAACAAAGGAAAAGCATAGGACTGCCGCCATTCGAGTGGTTGCTCAGGTAGCCTTGACAGAAAGCGGTGCCGAGTAAAGGTAAAGTCCATTGTCGTCTGAACTCTTGAAGCTGGGTGTACAACCCTTACCGGGTAAAGGCTTCTTCACTAGCAAGTCATGTCTTGAATATGTATCTCCTTGAGACTTTATCTTCTTCTAGTATGAATTTAGATGGCTACAATGGTTTAACTGACCATTTAGCAAAATGTAAGTGGAGGCCTTTAACGAATCATGCAGGATACCAACACCATGCACAAAATTCTACCCACAATGTTTAGGGGTTAGCTCGAACTTAGTATCATAACTTTGACCCAGGCTCCATCCTCAAATACGAGGACCTCTACATGAAACATGTAAATCTTAGTGAAAAAGATCTCAGCAAAATCATTTGCTATCTCTTGAAGAGAGCATGAGAGCACTAAGGCTTACCTCATCGggttcaatgaaaaaaatgtaaaagataGATGGCTTACTGGAGTTTGTTGCTATTAAAGCCTTGATTAAAGGTATGAGATGTATGGTAGTgtgcaaatttaatttttttttaccaattcattatttattatattagttCAACTATTACCATCGATAATTAAGCTATATACCTTATGAACATGATATCTTGTGTGGAATATGTTATCTCTTTAATCTTCTAAATCATCCACCTTAACATGCATATTTAGTACTCTTCTTATCATAAGTGTCTTTCCCTCAATCAAATACTCAACACAAACATCATTAGCATCCTCTAATATTGACATCTTCTCCTCTTCATCCTCCCTATCGGTCTCAATCTCATTATTAGCTTTCATAACCatgattcttttgttttgatacTGTGAAGTAATATGAGCAAAACTCAAACAATGAAAGCATTTAATGTCATGATTATGAGAAGTAAGAGTATCATTATTATCTTTACCAACG
The genomic region above belongs to Populus alba chromosome 12, ASM523922v2, whole genome shotgun sequence and contains:
- the LOC118049069 gene encoding protein LONGIFOLIA 2 isoform X1, with translation MAAKLLHSLADDNPDLQKQIGCMTGIFQIFDRHQVLTGRRLNQKRLPSGDFHFKNGSSERENTAADSHLNKSLIEKQRISTESSRASFSSSCSSSLSSLDCNKTAQPEASSFDRIIFPETHSRDPVITQPNTSAHSGWQSFDLRDVVKDSMYKEARGQAVKTTAKEEAMSHIVKHKDSPRPSQASRYADGFYGVGKTGKQNASPVDLKESLGVLAKLREAPWYNNETKERPRSLYEAKDGSWHTIRKDAPRFSYDGQDTNHLSFESRDTIKSIPKLTELPRLSLDSRVISMRGSNTDSRSNYLSKDIQSSSNSNEEIFNLQQSWETQKRPPSVVAKLMGLEELPDSACNSYSQPGLIQNLPMEHDNSFSRSLKINDLNRPIRIPKSPRNSIKDPISPRWKNPDLVMKPISRQSIEPAPWKQLNGSRSSQEQPFKPAKLSGKTSNSITSVYCDIEMRLKDLEFNQSGKDLRALKQILEAMQAKGLLETSKEEQASNFVPQRVQEPKRSSPGQKPRLLNQQNNHVGVPSNKSSDTLRSYESPIVIMKPAKLVEKSSIPASSVITTAGLHKIPTSGCADSKKGSINSRTAKDQSPRNSKRDSSASSSDKRTTVKNTKSTQSSTRSQQGPKESYTHSVKSSGSLSLRLQQKKLDLEKLSRPPTPPSDTGKPRRQSNRQPTEIGSPGGKHRVKYPKFAESDDQLSQISDESRISSHQGDDTSLQSDGTVFDFKKGIEVTSTQRSTENCGDLSPTLNATRSSVSGSLQKKSTSRFEEERTSQELLVAPEHPSPVSVLDALVYRDDALSPVKQIPNMLKGEGAKDSHDQQSEDQWNLADNLSNSMTSVLSSEINRRKLQNIENLVQKLRRLNSTHNEASTDYIASLCENPNPDHRYISEILLASGLLLRDLGSGLTTFQLHPSGYPINPELFMVLEQTKASNSVSKEECSPGKSFHSKPNLEKFHRKLIFDAVNEILVKKLASVGPSPEPWLKSDKLAKKALSAQKLLKELCSDMEQLQIKKSECSLEDEEDGLKSFLWDDVMHWSESWIDFHNEISGIVLDVERLVFKDLVNEIVISEAAGLRTKPRRRRQLFGK
- the LOC118049069 gene encoding protein LONGIFOLIA 2 isoform X2, with product MAAQKGRTQQLHLNKSLIEKQRISTESSRASFSSSCSSSLSSLDCNKTAQPEASSFDRIIFPETHSRDPVITQPNTSAHSGWQSFDLRDVVKDSMYKEARGQAVKTTAKEEAMSHIVKHKDSPRPSQASRYADGFYGVGKTGKQNASPVDLKESLGVLAKLREAPWYNNETKERPRSLYEAKDGSWHTIRKDAPRFSYDGQDTNHLSFESRDTIKSIPKLTELPRLSLDSRVISMRGSNTDSRSNYLSKDIQSSSNSNEEIFNLQQSWETQKRPPSVVAKLMGLEELPDSACNSYSQPGLIQNLPMEHDNSFSRSLKINDLNRPIRIPKSPRNSIKDPISPRWKNPDLVMKPISRQSIEPAPWKQLNGSRSSQEQPFKPAKLSGKTSNSITSVYCDIEMRLKDLEFNQSGKDLRALKQILEAMQAKGLLETSKEEQASNFVPQRVQEPKRSSPGQKPRLLNQQNNHVGVPSNKSSDTLRSYESPIVIMKPAKLVEKSSIPASSVITTAGLHKIPTSGCADSKKGSINSRTAKDQSPRNSKRDSSASSSDKRTTVKNTKSTQSSTRSQQGPKESYTHSVKSSGSLSLRLQQKKLDLEKLSRPPTPPSDTGKPRRQSNRQPTEIGSPGGKHRVKYPKFAESDDQLSQISDESRISSHQGDDTSLQSDGTVFDFKKGIEVTSTQRSTENCGDLSPTLNATRSSVSGSLQKKSTSRFEEERTSQELLVAPEHPSPVSVLDALVYRDDALSPVKQIPNMLKGEGAKDSHDQQSEDQWNLADNLSNSMTSVLSSEINRRKLQNIENLVQKLRRLNSTHNEASTDYIASLCENPNPDHRYISEILLASGLLLRDLGSGLTTFQLHPSGYPINPELFMVLEQTKASNSVSKEECSPGKSFHSKPNLEKFHRKLIFDAVNEILVKKLASVGPSPEPWLKSDKLAKKALSAQKLLKELCSDMEQLQIKKSECSLEDEEDGLKSFLWDDVMHWSESWIDFHNEISGIVLDVERLVFKDLVNEIVISEAAGLRTKPRRRRQLFGK